The proteins below are encoded in one region of Triticum aestivum cultivar Chinese Spring chromosome 1B, IWGSC CS RefSeq v2.1, whole genome shotgun sequence:
- the LOC123120837 gene encoding uncharacterized protein → MDQYEVLDQTWKGSLALHSRYVSKVARDMTLPLLCSGISGHEKYSSATLQPKKLSELAADSSNCSCCSWLPSDEGTASVLDWMDKQESKPNGKRLGAYALVWKLKKGEDKSMWWTKVTRLSTTRCRLRFLKQDFQNIIL, encoded by the exons ATGGATCAGTATGAGGTGTTGGATCAGACTTGGAAGGGCTCTTTGGCTCTACACTCCAG GTATGTCTCCAAGGTTGCAAGGGatatgacattgcctttgttgtgcTCGGGAATAAGTGGTCATGAAAAATACAG CTCCGCAACTCTGCAACCAAAAAAGCTCTCTGAACTTGCCGCTGATTCATCTAACTGCTCCTGCTGCTCTTGGCTGCCTTCGGATGAAGGTACTGCTTCGGTGCTAGATTGGATGGATAAGCAAGAAAGCAAACCGAATGGGAAAAGATTGGGAGCATATGCATTGGTTTGGAAactaaaaaaaggagaagataagaGTATGTGGTGGACAAAGGTCACCCGTTTATCAACAACTAGGTGCCGGCTTCGTTTTTTAAAGCAAGACTTCCAAAATATTATTTTGTGA